The genome window TTTACTTTTCTTTGAGTTTCTTGATCGAAGTTTTAAACTTCCTTGATTTTTAAGTGATTTCTTGAATTCTctgttttgggttttgtttccATGGGACTTTGTCATGGAAAACCCATTGAGctccaaaaaaatcaatccaaaaacaACACACTCTCCATTGAAACAGACTCAACACAGCCAGCAAATTCACACACTAGCAAGACCTCAAACTTTCCCTTTTACAGTCCAAGTCCATTACCAAGTCTCTTCAAGACTTCACCTGCTATATCAAGTGTAAGCTCCACTCCTTTGAGGATTTTCAAGAGGCCTTTTCCACCTCCTTCTCCTGCAAAGCATATACGTGCATTACTTGCAAGAAGGCATGGCTCTGTTAAGCCTAACGAAGCTTCAATTCCTGAGGGAAGTGAAAGTGATATTGCTTTGGACAAGAATTTTGGGTTTTCTAAGCAGTTTGTGAGTCACTATGAGCTTGGTGAGGAAGTGGGGCGTGGACATTTTGGGTATACTTGCTCTGCTAAGGCAAAGAAAGGGAGCTTGAAAGGCCAGGATGTGGCAGTCAAAGTTATTCCGAAGTCCAAGGTTTAGTTCTAAACCTCTCATTGATTATGATCTTTTGATTTTGACTAGCTTTTATTTGTTAGAGTAATTCCTTAGATTAGCTTAAAATTTCGGATGTTTTAATTGTTAGGTGTTGTACTCATGTATAgatgtgatttgtttttatgtttgtaGGCGCATCTTTCTTTTGTGGCTGCTATTTAGCATCTATAGAGGTTTAATGCAATTTTGGCTGCTATTTGTAATTGTAACTGATCTGTCTACCTTCTTTTGTGATAGTGGAGGAGTGTAGGATTACATTCAGCTGTGCTATGTGTTATGTATAAAAGGGTTTTACTTATTATGTTAAAGTTGTTTTACAATTATTGTTCTTTGGGTATGATAAGAATGATGGATTTGCTCGAGGTCCTTCCTGAGATACGCAGTGCTTCTCTTTTGTTAGGACATTTGTAGCTTAACATTGCCTTTCTTTGTTAATTGGTGTATCAACATTTATTAATGGAGGCTCAATTTAATGTTTAGCCAATCCAGGCTCAAGATAAACATGTTGCGGGTCACTATGGCTCTAATTTAGTTAGtgataattgaattcaatgCTCTTTTTTTGTCTGATTGGCCATAAAGTTTAGGTAGTTATTGCCCCTTCATGATAATGATATTATACCATAGCTTAATCCAATGCAAACAATGCATTCTGTAATATTCCCCATGTTGCTAATATCAATCTACTTGTGACAGCATATCCTATTTTTGTTCTGAATTTTTGGGCAAAGGTACAAGGATCACTATTTGTACTATTTGTCTGTTTGGAAATTGACTGTGGAAACCAATGACAGTCGCATTTGTCTTAGATGGTTGAGGCCTTAGTATGAGGATACCATGTCATGAATGATAGTCCTTTTGACCATTGACTGTAGAAACCAATGAGTTGTTGTTCTCATGTATATCGGGCAATGTTTTACAGATGACCACTGCAATTGCTATAGAGGATGTGAGACGTGAAGTGAAAATATTACGGGCTCTAACGGGACATAATAATCTAGTGCAGTTCTATGATGCCTACGAAGATGATGACAATGTCTATGTTGTAATGGAGTAAGTTTTGTctgcacttgtttttttttttgttgtaaatacATTCAATTGTTTTACTTTTGCCCTGGTTATACATTTATAATGTTTATGGCTCGAAACTGTGATAATGACTGTCAAGAAAATGACTAAAGATAAGGAAAATCAGATAAGCCAAGTAACTAACTAATGATACTAACCCCTCCATGTCTTAGTGAATTTTACAAGCATGAAGGACTTACAATTCAAATTTCATAAGCCTTTTGGCCGGTTGATATTCAATGTCAAAAAAATGTAGaccaattatataaattattctgccatgtttgatcaatttttcttttaatgaaaagcTTGATGGAGTTGACTAATAAACAATCTTCATGTTAACCAAAACACATGGAAAATATAACTATACGAGTCTTTTGGTACATTTGCATGGTTGTCATCTGTAACACATTTGCATCTAATTATCAAGCAGCAAAAGAACTGAAATAAGAAGTTAATCCATCGGTTAGTTCAGTTTTGACGTTTATAATAGCATAGACTTCAGACAAAAAAGTTACACATGTGGAACTTACCATCTacatatatttttgttctttaggTTGTGCAAAGGCGGTGAATTATTGGATAGGATACTCTCAAGGTACTGTACTCACAAATGTTTTCTTTATGGTATATCCCTGGCTTGTTGTGTGACATTCTAACTGGCTGAAATCCTCTTCATATTATGCAGGGGTGGAAAATACTCAGAAGAAGATGCAAAGACTGTTATGGTTCAGATATTAAGTGTGGTTGCCTACTGCCATCTCCAAGGTGTTGTCCATCGAGACTTAAAGCCTGAGGTAagcaattaacaaaaataatcataacttCTGATCAtgttacttttgatttttttacagtTTGGATGCAGTTTTTTAGCCTCCATTTAATGTGGAATGTTGCATTTTGTTCATGTATTAAGAAGTTCAATAATTATTGCagatctttctctctttcttttcttttcttgttttttttttttttgccgtgTGGTTGAGATGGAGCTTCGATAAATAAGATTGCACATTGCCATTTCCCTTAGAGTTTTGAGTTCTTACTTTTTACATCTTACTCCCTTTAAACATATTTAATGCTACTAAATGGAGGTCAGAAGTGTCCACTTTGCCCATGCTATGCTTTCTTGTATGGTTACTTTTCTTGATCAGGGATATTTTCTACGTTCCTTCACTGATGGATTGTTTAATTACTGTTCTTGATCAATGGATTGATTCATTATTAGAGCTGTGCAATTGATTGAACAAGACGGTATATGTGCTTCCATTCTGGCatatcctctttcttttctaattgttttctgCTATTTATTTCAGAATTTTCTCTTTACCACCAAGGAGGAGAATTCCCCATTGAAAGCCATTGATTTTGGACTCTCTGACTATGTAAAGCTAGGTTAGCATTGCTGGATACAGCTATTCACCTTcctctcctttgttttttttggggaATGGGGAGGAGGAGGATTCAATGGTGGATGGAAGTTTTGACTATTTGAAACTATTGCAGATGAGAGGTTAAATGACATCGTGGGAAGTGCATATTATGTAGCTCCTGAAGTTCTACACAGATCGTATGGAACTGAGGCAGACATGTGGAGTATTGGTGTAATTGCTTATATTCTTCTATGTGGTAGCCGACCGTTTTGGGCCCGGACAGAATCTGGCATCTTTCGAGCTGTTTTGAAAGCAGATCCAAGCTTTGATGAAGCTCCTTGGCCTTCTTTATCCCCTGAAGCAATAGATTTTGTGAAGAGACTGTTGAACAAGGACTATCGGAAGAGACTAACAGCTGCTCAGGCTCTGAGTAAGTTCCTAAAGTTAAAGTCCTTATTTGATCACCCAACATATGTGGTCAACGATTTAATTCTAAGGTGTCATTTTTATGTTTAGGTCACCCATGGCTGGCTAATCATCATGACTTAAAAATTCCATTGGATATGATAGTATACAAGCTTGTAAAAGCTTATATAAGCTCATCTTCTCTTCGGAAATCTGCGTTGGGGGTAAGTAGGATCCTGTGTCCTCCCTTTTTAGTTGCAACTCAATTGTATATTGATTTGACTTGGGAAGTGGCCAGTTTTTTTTGTCGAGTCCTATGCTATTTGTTCAAAGTTAAATTGTCTATGATCCAGTCATCCATCTGAAGTTTATGTGCTGTCTTATTCccctaaaaaacaaagagaaaaaagaaaagaaaagactgCATTTATTGAGGATTATTGTAAAATGTACTGCCAATTCCAGAAAAATGGATATATAGGATCATTCAATGCATGGTGTTGTTGTACTGGTTTTAGACACTCAGCACATGGGTGCATAAAGCAACGGGTACAATTATGTAGAGTTTGTCTGCATCATGAGCCAAAAGTCAATTCCAGCTGGAGGAGAcgaaaacttgtttatttttttggtataatgtccttcataaaaatcttaatacTTACTGTGAAAGTCACAAACTTGTTGTTTTTGACAGGCTCTGGCGAAGACATTAACAGTTGCTCAGCTAGCTTACCTGCGGGAACAATTTACACTGTTGGGGCCAAGCAAAAATGGCTTCATTTCTATGCAGAACTTCAAAACAGTGAGCTCTTTCTcttccacctttttttttctttttcatgcgTACTTGTGTTTCTCATGTCATTCTGAAAGATGTTGGTATTTTCAGGCTGTAATAAAGCACTCTACAGATGCTATGAAGGATTCCAGGGTCCTTGATTATGTTAATATGGTAATGCTTAACACATGTTCtgtttatttgttaatatgctttttttgtttaattgtttgtactattctatcaaatttatttatcagAAGAATTGATTTAGAGTTCTAGTTAATTGTTTGCTCGTGTGCTTCAGATTAGTACTCTTCAATACAGAAAATTGGATTTTGAAGAATTTTCTGCTGTTGCCATAAGTGTGCATCAGCTGGAAGGAATGGATTGTTGGGAGCAACATGCAAGGCGTGCCTATGAGTTGTTCGAGAAGGATGGCAACAGACCGATTATGATAGAGGAGCTTGCCTCGGTATGTTCTTTGACTGCTAAAGTCTTTGATAATTGTTTTGGACTGGTTGGTCCAAATTAATTTCTCACTCCTGTATGACCTTTTTGATCAAATTCTCTTGCAATTTACAAGACAAGGTGATTACTGTGTCAAAGACTCAAATTTGAAGTTTCTaatcatctaattttttactAAACATAGAAAAATGGAGGTACAGGTCTATTTTACTGAGTAGTTTCCTCCTCCAAGAAAGGGAAACTTCGATGATGAAGCGAGTCTGCTCTATTTAGAGACATGTTTTGTTCTTCATATTGAATCAAAGtactaaaatttatttgtttctctGTTTTCAGGAACTTGGCCTTAGCCCATCAGTACCAGTTCATGTGGTTCTCCAGGACTGGATAAGACATTCAGATGGGAAACTAAGCTTCTTGGGGTTTGTCAGGCTTCTCCATGGAGTTTCTTCACGAACATTTCAGAAGGCTTGAAATGAATCCTACCAACACGAACTATTTTGTCCACTGTCCTTGTTTACCAAGAACTGCAATGTCAACGGCATGATCACCCAAAACAGTCTCATGCTCTCTTGATCATCACAAAGGGTGCTGTAAGCTGAAACTTCAGTCAATACAGCATGCCCTGCCGATGAAGCCAAGGCATGATGTCTTGTTAAGTATGTtttccaccttttttttcttgacctatataagtcttttttttctctctatgaTTGGTGCACCTGGGATTAGAGGATTGTACAGATGAGGGTAGATCAGAAAAGTGTATTTAGGGTTAGCAGACAGCTTTAAACTTGAAGTGAGTTGTGTTTTTGGGTCTATCCTTGTGTACCCATCGCACTAAGTTTTCTAATAAATCCTTCATGTGATCTGCATGAAGTTATCAAACCACAGAACATCGATTCAGATGGTTTTTACAGCATTTCCAATTCCAAGCTAAAACAGTAATTCTTCCTGTTGCCATTTCGCTACCAACTCCGTCAAAACAAGGGGTTCGAAATGACTTTCAGAACTGTAGAATCACACATTTTCGTGGTGTGTTTCTTGACTTCCTGTCTCTCAATGATGATCTAGACACTGGAACAGTACTGCCATCTGCTCACGTCTACTTTTTATGATGGTGCACTGTTGGGATGGCACTCCTCATGATGACCATTGAACTGCCCTCGTAATAATGATCTTCGCCCACTCAGGGAGTTCTTAATTCAACTGGTATCTATGAAGTTTCGAGTTCAAATCCTTTTTCTTgtaaccaaaaaaaatgttaattttgtatttaagaATTACTGTCAACGCTCTCCATGATTCACGCAAAACGTTTGATGCTGCCTATGAATAAATGTGTTCATGAAGAACTTGCGATCCATTTCCAAGAGGGAAGAAGACTCCAGCATTTAGTCGAATCTGCATTTCAGGCATGACAATCTGAATACTAGCAAGCCTGCATTGCCTAATGGATTAACTGATTAACTGACTTggtcgagttttaaaaaaactaaatgagaattgattaactttttaatattgtaaGTCAATACAGTTTACAAAGTCGGGCGCTGCTACGggctaaattaataataataaaaataatataagaaaaagaatatgaatgaattattataattgatttaacaaattaattttaaaagtttttaacttgatttttttctaacttgaatttaaaattaaactatacaGGGATTATCTTGAAATAATCTAGTTAATTTGATGGatccaaaaacaatttgaataacatgtaaaaagtataatttgacttaaaagtaataattcaagatgattttattttaatattaagaagtTGACatttaatactattttttaatcattttgtatttgatctaataataataataataataataaattattatgaaaaattaattaaatttagttatttattattaaaatatttaaatagatttgaaacataattttatcaatttataatttttatagctttcaatcacacaaaatatatgaatatactatcttgatttttaaaaaaaacttactttaacaatcaagttaaaaatattatgtcagactaagataaataaaagatatattaatataaaaaaatatttttataaaaataaaaaagtgtaaCATGAATATACAAGTTAATATGCATATGCTCTAAAAACATAAGgaaattagatttaatattcttcaaagtttaaattgttatgagaatgcattaaaaaaataattaagtattttaattaaataattacttgaCTCGGTAATAAAACTATTATCATTAAACTCGGTATAAGGTAATCCAGATCTAGCCAACTCATCCCTAAGCATGAGCCAagtgtcaaaaaaatatcaactcaaaGTTGATTCAATTGACACAATGGATTAAGGAGAGATTAGACTGGCTCAGTTAAAACAAAActtgattttacttttaaaaattaaaatattattgctttgattttattttaatttttttattggcttgGATTAAATTGCCTAATCTGGGCCTTGTGCTGGGACGACCGGGggagtttaattattattatattaagaaaaaaatcactcaaTTTAACGGCCCAGTAAAAATACTAATGCTGACCTGGCAGgcaaaatctaaaaatctaaGGTTAACCAATAATAACACTCTTCACACTCAGCTCTTAaatctccctctccctctccctctacCTGCAACTTCAATCTTTCAATGGCAACAATAAACAAACCCCTAAAGCCAAAACCTTTAACAAAACTCAGATCCCCAATTCTCACTTTAATACTTTGCATCTTAGCCATTGCATTATTGTGCTTGTTTTCTTCACTAATTTCCACAAATGGGTTCTCTTTTTCATCTCCAAAAACCTTAAAGAACTTACCAAAACCCTATAGACAGCACACAATTCATGAGAAGTACTTGTATTGGGGTAGCAGAATTGATTGTCCTGGTAAACATTGTGATTCTTGTGAAGGTTTGGGTCATCAAGAGTCTAGCCTTAGGTGTGCTCTTGAAGAAGCCATGTTCTTGAATaggtgtgtttttctttttgctatGTGTATAAAGTTATGTTTTTGTGTTCAAATGTTACTggattggttttttttggtCGGTTTTTGTTGGTATTAGGTTTTATGCTCTGTTTCTATCGAATTGATTTTGGATATTACTTGCTTAGTTATGGGGGTTTTAGGTGTTAATGACATTGAAGTTGGATTAACTGAAATAAGCAAATTTTTTGGATCACGTGAGACTCTTGTTAAGAAACTGTATTATGCACCTAGATTGTTTGGGATTTAGGGGCTTGAGttgctataataataataatttttattattattattttattttttaggaactTGTTGaaatgtgctttttttttttcatggggggggggggggggggcaaatGAAATATGAAGGAAATGCCAAGGATTGATTCAATGTGTGTGGTGATTAAATGAGccaataattatgatttattgaaactatattttttgtGGATTTTTTACCTGTAAAGGTTAGTATGGTTAGATGCTGCAGAGTTGATATTGtctgttttttcatgtttcttatATTGCCGTATTATCTTGTTGCAGAACTTTTGTGATGCCTTCAAGGATGTGTATCAATCCAATACACAATAAGAAGGGGATCCTTCATCAGTCTGGCAAGTTGAATCCAGAGGAAAGGCAAGTTTATTGAACTTCTATTATGTGGACTGTTGTTATTGCCAGAGCTAAACTGTTGCGTCTAGTGTGTTAAATCCAACATCTTGTACGGGGTGCAATAACCTTTTCTTTATTATGCTTGCTTTTCAATTCTTATGAgaagaaatatttaattgaattaacAGGTTGCCTCCATTTTTATCAATGaatacatttaaaaaagttCTATGATCTGAAGTCTGAACTTCCTTCCTTCTATTTGGCAGGTGGGCTGAAAGCTCTTGTGCCATGGACACTTTGTATGATATGGATCTCATATCAGAAACTGTACCTGTAATCTTAGACAACTCAAAAGATTGGTTTCGGGTACTATCGACGAGTATGAGGTTGGGAGCTAGAGGAGTGGCCCATGTGGAAGGAATAAGTCGGGCTGATGTCAAAGAGAATAGTCACTACTCGAACCTCTTGCTCATTAATCGAACAGCAAGCCCTCTTTCATGGTATTGAATGCAGCTATACTTTTggctttctcatgttttttttctctttgaatgtctcaaaagaaaaggagctgTTTGAAAATTGGGTAGTGGTGATTGTGGGAAGAAAAATTGGTATTTTTGTTTGGATAATAGTTTAAGAGTAGAGTAAATAATGATAGTTCTCCTGCATTGCTTTTGAAATTTCACAATTAATATGAATATAGTTCTTGAAGCACAAAATTTGTTGACATTTTTTCTTAAGTTCTGAAACAGACTAAAATGCCTGGCTGTGATGAAAAGATTGGTTTTTCTTCAAGTGGTTTAGTGACTTGAACCGTTTTAATAAGCCAATGTTGGATAGAAAGCGGACTACTCTATTTGGAGGggaaatgaaaaaggaaaaggaaaagattcGTGACTGCTATagttatggaaaaagaaaaagaaaagttttaacttattattttcaGTGTAGCTGTTTGTCATAACATAACTTGTCTCCAAGATTCATGAATCTTGCATATTTCTTTCTAGGCCCTAATCATGATAGCCATTCAGGTTCATGGAATGCAAGGACCGAAACAACCGCGGTGCTATAATGTTGCCATATTCCTTTCTTCCTACAATGGCATCACAAAGTTTAAGGGATGCTGCGGATAAGGTCTGTAATAATTGATATTGCTAATTTCTCTTTGCTTGTTTTACACCATTTGTCTGCTTGTGTTTCTTTTAAAACAGGTTTTGATTAACCTGCAATTGATCTCATGTGCACAGGTTATAGCACTTCTTGGTGATTATGATTCCATGCATGTTCGTCGAGgcgataaaataaaaaccaggaAGGACAGGTTTGGTGTTTATAGGACCCTACATCCTCATCTTGACAGGGATACACGTCCAGAGTTTATACTCCACAGGATTGAAAAATGGGTTCCACCTGGACGAACTCTTTTTATTGCTTCAAATGAGAAGACAACAGGATTCTTTTCACCTCTCGCTGTCAGGTAAACCttctcaaacttaaaaaaatgaaaattatagtcTCTAATTCTTAGCTGTGAAGTAGCACAAATGATTTGGCCATGACAGATTATACGTACAGTTCTGAAAACtctcaaaaagaaataaattagagatGAGCATTGATGCACGGAGAAATAAATTCACGATTCTGTatccttttgttaatttttgtgtttctcCAAGTACTACTTAATTGCAACTTGCTAAtttatcatggaaaaaaaatcatccagaAGTAATATCTTGCATGATTAACTCAACTGGTGTGGATGCTTGGTATGGCATTTCTATTTTCTCATTGATTAAGTTGGTTGTATCTGATTGTTGAACATGGTTCTGATGCATGGCTGCAGTGAGTTTTTTTGTAGTCATTACTTACTTTTCTCTGTAATTGACGCCTCTCTCTTCATGCCTTTTAAGAGATATCTTTGATCTTGTAGAAAATCTCTGCCACCATTTCAGCAATTGGAAGagacttttgtttctttaaaaaaaaatgctaaatagAATTtcgttgtaatttttatatgatgGTGAAGTTGACGTTGAACTTTGGTGGCTCATATTTTGCAGATACAAATTGGCATATTCATCTAACTACAGCGGAATCCTGGATCCCGTGATTGAGAACAACTATCAATTATTTATGATTGAAAGGCTTATTCTGATGGGTGCCAAAACCTTCATTAAAACATTCAAGGAAGTTGATAATGATCTTAGCCTCACCGACGATCCAAAGAAGAATACCAAGTCATGGCAATTACCTGTTTATACCATGGATGAAGTAGAGTAAGGAAGTTGATAAAGCATTCGTGACCATTACACTTCCTGTTACCAATCCAGCCCTCGAGTTTTCTCCTTGCATGCCATTCTTGCATATATGGTCATTCTCACATGACATTATGGTATACGCCTGGATCGCTAATCATGGATGAATCTCGTAGCTTTGGTGAGGAGAATCAGCGTGATGTTGGTTGTGAGAGGGTTATTAATTTGCCAGTGTATATTGTGAGCTATATGAGTTTTAGTACAAGGTTGTATGCGGTTTCGTAATATGTTGATTGTTATTGTGCATAAGTTTTGTAGAGAAAAGAGGAACCCTAGCTCCTATCTTCGACCTTCTTTCCCTTGTTAAATTCACAGCCCATCCCTGTTTCGCAACGGGCATGTCCCGAGTATCATCTGGTAGATACTTCTTGATTTATACGCAAATCTTGGACCATgtgaaaataactaaaatggGAGATCAATATATTTTACTAAGTTCTTGCACGGGTTACTCATTCATCTTAAGGTTTTGGGTTTGAGTTCATCAACATTTTGGAAAGTCTCGTATTTTCTTTCCATGAGCTCCATTTGTGAAGTTACTGTAATCTTGATAGAGATGAGGCCATATATGAGCGAGGAAGAAGGCAATGTTCATTGTTGGTTGTGTCAGC of Populus trichocarpa isolate Nisqually-1 chromosome 16, P.trichocarpa_v4.1, whole genome shotgun sequence contains these proteins:
- the LOC7458918 gene encoding CDPK-related kinase 7, translating into MGLCHGKPIELQKNQSKNNTLSIETDSTQPANSHTSKTSNFPFYSPSPLPSLFKTSPAISSVSSTPLRIFKRPFPPPSPAKHIRALLARRHGSVKPNEASIPEGSESDIALDKNFGFSKQFVSHYELGEEVGRGHFGYTCSAKAKKGSLKGQDVAVKVIPKSKMTTAIAIEDVRREVKILRALTGHNNLVQFYDAYEDDDNVYVVMELCKGGELLDRILSRGGKYSEEDAKTVMVQILSVVAYCHLQGVVHRDLKPENFLFTTKEENSPLKAIDFGLSDYVKLDERLNDIVGSAYYVAPEVLHRSYGTEADMWSIGVIAYILLCGSRPFWARTESGIFRAVLKADPSFDEAPWPSLSPEAIDFVKRLLNKDYRKRLTAAQALSHPWLANHHDLKIPLDMIVYKLVKAYISSSSLRKSALGALAKTLTVAQLAYLREQFTLLGPSKNGFISMQNFKTAVIKHSTDAMKDSRVLDYVNMISTLQYRKLDFEEFSAVAISVHQLEGMDCWEQHARRAYELFEKDGNRPIMIEELASELGLSPSVPVHVVLQDWIRHSDGKLSFLGFVRLLHGVSSRTFQKA
- the LOC7458919 gene encoding uncharacterized protein LOC7458919; this translates as MATINKPLKPKPLTKLRSPILTLILCILAIALLCLFSSLISTNGFSFSSPKTLKNLPKPYRQHTIHEKYLYWGSRIDCPGKHCDSCEGLGHQESSLRCALEEAMFLNRTFVMPSRMCINPIHNKKGILHQSGKLNPEERWAESSCAMDTLYDMDLISETVPVILDNSKDWFRVLSTSMRLGARGVAHVEGISRADVKENSHYSNLLLINRTASPLSWFMECKDRNNRGAIMLPYSFLPTMASQSLRDAADKVIALLGDYDSMHVRRGDKIKTRKDRFGVYRTLHPHLDRDTRPEFILHRIEKWVPPGRTLFIASNEKTTGFFSPLAVRYKLAYSSNYSGILDPVIENNYQLFMIERLILMGAKTFIKTFKEVDNDLSLTDDPKKNTKSWQLPVYTMDEVE